Within Desulfitobacterium chlororespirans DSM 11544, the genomic segment TCCTATCTTCGCAAAGACCGGGTGATCTCTATTCCCATTCCCCAAAAAGCGCTGAAGCAAGGGGAGTTCGTTGAGGGCATGCTCAAGCGGATAAAAAATAAAAAGGGGGATAATTATGGCCAGGAAATCCTTTAATGAGAAGCTCAAACAAAACAAGGATCTACCCAAAGTGGTCCAGGTGACGGACCCGAAATCGGTTATGCGCTATGGCGGTCATAAAATGCTGGTGGCGCCGCCTTTGGCTTATGACGAGCAGATGAGGAGAGTCCCCGAGGGCAAAGTGATTACTGCAGATTATCTTAGAAGCTATCTGGCCCAAAAGCATGAAGCGGATTTTACGTGTCCTCTCACAGCCGGGATATTCATCAATATTGCGGCCCATGCTTCTGCAGAACGGGGAGAAGAGCCAACACCTTATTGGCGGACCTTAAAGAAGGATGGCCGGCTGAACGAAAAATATCCGGAGGGAATTCAAGGGCATAAAGCCTTTCTGGAGAGTGAAGGGCATACGGTGATCCAAAAGGGCAACACTTATTATGTGAAGGATTATCAGGATAAAGAATTTGACCTCAACTCATGAGGATTAATTCTTTGGATAAATTTAAGGAGAATTTTCATGAGCAAATTCTATGAATTTAATGCGGAGATCAAGAAGGTGCCGGATATGGACGGGGCTTATATCGAAATACCTTTTGATGTGAAGGCT encodes:
- a CDS encoding methylated DNA-protein cysteine methyltransferase, with product MARKSFNEKLKQNKDLPKVVQVTDPKSVMRYGGHKMLVAPPLAYDEQMRRVPEGKVITADYLRSYLAQKHEADFTCPLTAGIFINIAAHASAERGEEPTPYWRTLKKDGRLNEKYPEGIQGHKAFLESEGHTVIQKGNTYYVKDYQDKEFDLNS